The region tcgTTTTttaggcctctcagcttctcaggagaaaaagccctaaagaaaggatttttaataaaagatGTCAGTGCCAGGGGGATCCCGGGCACGAGTGGAGGCAGCGAGAGACGCTGCTCCGAAACGTTTTTTCCGGTCAtagccagcccagggtgcttGAATCCACCCCCAGCCGCTCGGTGCGGGGCTCCCTGCCCGGTTTTGCCGCCCAGGAACGGGAGCGCCCGGGGGAAGCGGCGCAGAACCGGCAGGCGCAGCGCCCATCACGGCATCCTCAGCATCCGCCGCGTCCCAGGCCGGCAGCCGCAGCAGCGGGGCCGGTTTGAGGAGCGCGGCCCACCGGGGCCAGCCCTCCTcgggcaccgggcaccggcaccgcccGCGCTCCCGTTAGAGCCGGTGCGCGCCAtccccccgcagcccccggtAGCCCCGCGCTCACGCCGGCCCCGTCCCGGATCACGATCTTCTTGGCCAGCAGGACGCTGCGGTTGAGccgcttcttcttcttcttctcgcCGGTCATGGCGCCGCCGGGCCGCTGCCGCTCACCGGCCGCCGCGGCTGCCCCATCCTCCCCGTGGCGGGCCGGGCCGAACCGGACCGGGCCGCGCTGCGCAGAGGCAGAGGCCGAGCCCGGGCCCGGCACCGGCCCCGGAGCGGCACCGGGCGGGGagcgccgggcccggcgctgACGGCGGgcgagcggagcggagcggggcgaCCCCGCCcgctggccccgcccccgcaCCGGGAACCGGCACTTCCGCCGCGCCGCTCCTCGCGTCTCATTGGCTGCTCCGCCGAGTCATCACCGGCCGTTCTGGTCTGTGATTGGCTAGACGGGCCGGGGAGGCGGGCATTTCTTGGTGGGTTGGGCGGGGCCGTGACGTCACGGCGCGGCAGTGGCACCGGGAACGGGCGGTGGCACCGGCAGCGGCCCAGGTGCGCCTTTGGGAGCGGCTGCTGCTCCGTCACGGGCAGCGCTCAAGGCCGGTTCAACAAGGACACGCGGCCGCCCCGGGGCTGGCGGCACCGGCAGGGCCGCGTCTGTCCCGGCGCGGCTCTCTCGGTACCGAGCTGCTGGTTCTCCCCTCAGCACCGGCATCCCGTAGTGGTGAAGCCAAACGCCTCCCCAGGACGATCCCGTCTCATGGTTCCCACCCCATCCCGTCTCATGgttcccaccccatcccatcccatggatcccatcccatggatcctatcccatcccaccccatcccatggatcccaccccatcccatggatcccatcccatcccatcccatcccatcccatggatcccaccccatcccatggatcccatcccatcccatcccaccccatcccatggatcccatcccaccccatcccatggatcccatcccatcccatcccatcccatggatcccaccccatcccatggatcccatcccatcccatcccatcccatggatcccaccccatcccccaAGCCCGGTGCCGCCGGTGCTTGGGGTGCGTCCTAATTAACCGTGTACGAGCCAGGAGCGCGTGCTGCTGATTACCATGGTGCGGGGTCAGAGGACATTAATTGGGCACGTTTAGATAAATTTTGTGCTCGCCAGGTCCCTCTGCTCGGCCCAGCCCGCTCGAGGTGGCcgcccccagcagcaggaggtggcCACACACGACCTGGGATGCCTGGAGGGGTCTCACCGTGGGACACCGAGAGGCTCTCGGGGCTCCTGCCCACCCGGGGAACACCAGAGGCTCCAATCCAGCCTTGATCCACAGAGCTTTTCCTTTAAGCAATGATTAAACCCAAGGAAAAGTCGCCTCAGGTAACTCCACCTGAAAGATGAAAGCAGTCCCCcgatttcccaggatttttgtGTGGGTGTGGAGAGCAGCTCCATTGTCCAGGGCTGCTACGCCTTGCCcggctctgctgtgctgtcttggtttggaaagacaggagtctgctaaggaaggcaggagcctcccctgaaatggagaatgtgaacCCTTCCCCCTGCTCTGATTTgctataaatttaaaattaaggggctttcaggcaaaaactatgggagcaggaaataacagttctttaatagggaagaaaaaaaagtgaaaggataaaataaacaatgcagtacattagaacaacactgccagagtcagaacccaacctggcaccctgtgggtcagggtgttggcagcagaaccattggaattgtggctcagccctcctgcagtgtcagggctggttctgctggagcagggatcctggagaagggtggaatcttcctctgaagatccagtggcagaggcagctgctgttcctctgggcaatccagtgcagaagctgtgctggtgttccagaatctccagattatatccaggcaggaatgcttggctcctccctctgggctcccatctcccaatgggatgctgtagttcttatcagccatgcagggacattccatggctgttatcagcaggtgtcccctccccagggaggagtgattgtggtcactcagagagagagataaggcaaactgcccacttgacaaaagataatctgccatacaggTGGTAAcagaaaacatcttgcattgcaaagCCCTGCACATGTCACACCCTTGGGAAAAAAGCAGGGACACGGTGCCCTCCCCAGGAATGTactcctccaggctgggcaggcacCTGAGCCCCTTTGAACCCTCCTCATAAAAGCATGGAGAAGCCTGATTTATCCCAGTGCTCTGCAACAGCTTaaaaactgtgaaaaatgcgtattttatgattaaaatttcgcaaatattcaaatgaatattataggtggtgtgttagaaagttatgctgtattaattctcctAAGTTGTGTGGTAAATATGGTTTTGGGTtataaaaaaaagttaaaatagaaactatgctatgtaagatactttcttcctaaagaaaggactcgcagcgagatagcagccacaggacacctcaatctttcagagaaagagaatttattgctccattatcagaagaaacgaacttcttcccacctcgaaggcgctgttaggattcagaggaagaagttgacactgaccagacagaatcctgtgtttgaatggaatttctgcatcgtgtatgagatgtatgaatatgcaacaggctgttgtttttaagggttaatcctctgttaactgTGTCCTTTTTCAGCCTTGTGCTGCCCAGtaaaaggtacccggactgtccttaactctttgtttctattgtctcatatagtcctaatccaaattgtccaaattattattactctaattatattaatatttttataaccattttattactactaaacttttaaaattaaaaaaaaaacaacaaaaaaccaagtGATTGGGCGTTtttcacaaaaacaaaaccaaggagAGAGATCAGAGAGCAGGGAAGCGCTTCCCAACATGGCAACGGCAGATGTAATTCTATTACCTTGATTTATTGATCGCACTTAGAGCAATTACTGGCTCTCACCCCGTCACCTGCCGGGGAGCAGGAGACAGTGAGGAGAGGAGACAAAGGCGGCCGTGTCGTCCGGGGCACGGGGAGGCTCCGGTGTTGTTTGTGCCGCGGGGGCTGGGGGTGTTGGACCGAAAAGCGACCCCAGGAATCTGAAAACAAGCGCTGAAAGGAGCCTGAGATGCAGTgggggtgcagccccagcaTTAAAACCACTTCGGAGATGgaggggatgcagggctggggaaaagtGAGGGGGCTCCAGCACTGTGGGCAGCACTCCGGTCCTCTGACCCGCTCGAAAAGCGCCGCAGCCCCGGGGCAGGAGCAAGGGCGAATCGCTCGATTGAGGTCAGAAAATCCCTTTAAGGGTTGTGTGGGattatttttccccctgcttGCTGCAGttacaagcagaaaaaaaaaaacaagaaaatgtttgtGCTGTTCACTGCCTGAGCCCTCCAGACAGATACAAACAAAGCGGGAGTCAGATCTGGCTTTGGATGAGATCACAGCGAGAGAGGCCAGCGGGCTGCGAGGCACACAAGTAGGGCAGCCCGCTTGTGCAGCGAAGCCTGGCCAAGCCCTCCCCCGCCTGCTCCCcggccagccctgggctcctgcagcgCTTCCCGGGCGTGCAGAGGTGGAAAGAGCAGAAAATGTCCCCGTTGTGGGCGAGGGGGGCTGCGGGCCGCTTTCGCTCCAGCTCACGCACACCGAGAGCGGGCACAGCCCCGTGGCTGCGGGAGGAGCCGTCACCCTCCCCTGCCTGTTCCCCCCGTACCCTCGCTCCCAACGCTTGTGGCAGAGCTGAAAAtacccagggccagccccacgGCTCGGAGCAGGACGGAGGGCGCAGCGTGGGCAGCTCCGGCCCCACGGGCCGTGTCCGCGGGGGCAGCCCGGGCGCGGGGTGGATGCTCCGCTGTGCGGGGATGCGGGGCGGGGTGGATGCTCCGCTGTGCGGGGATGCGGGGCGGGGATGCGGGGCGGGACGGGGATGCGGGGCGGGACGGGGATGCTCTGGAGGCCGCGGGGGGGGTCGGGGGCGGAGGatgcggggccgggcgggcggcggagcAGCGCTCTCACCATGACATCagcgcggcgcggccccgggggagcgggcggggggtGGGAGCCGgcgcggaggcggcggcggcggcggcagcggagCGGAGCGCGGCCCCGGGCATGCTCCCGGAGCCCAAGTATGATCGCTTCCGCGACGAGCCGCTGACCGCCCCCATGCCGTCGccggcccccgctccgtgccccGCGGCGGGCGAGGAGCCCGAGCACGGCACCACCTTCTGCGCTCTGCTGCCGCGGATGCCGCAGTGGAAGTTCCCCGGCTCCAGCGGCTTCCtcggccgcggccccgccggtGCCTCCCGGGACGCCCCCGCCGCGGCGGAGTCTCCCTCGGGGCTGGCCGCCGTGCTGGGCGCCTGCGAGCCGCTCTGCGCCGCGCCCTGCGCGCTACCGGGCGGCGGGAGGgcgcggggagcggcggggcgggcgcggggggcggcggcggcaccggcggcgggggcccggcccggcggggatGAGTGGAGCCGCAAGGGCAGCTTCATCCGCAAACCggctcagggctggctgcacCCCGACGAGCGGGTGCTGGGGCCCGGCGTCTCCTACATTGTCCGGGTAAGTCCCGCCGGAGCTCCCGGTGAGGCGCGGGAGGGCGCGGAGACCCCCGGGCCCAGGCGTGTGCGGGGCTCGGCGGGTCCGGCTCCTCCCGACGGGCTGAACCCTCGCTCGAGTCCCCCCGGCACGGCTGGACCGGGGCAGCCGCCCTCAGAACATCACAGCCGTGATGGGGCCGGGCCCCGGGGGCTTGCTGGGCCCTGGAGCCCACCCTGGGACTCCAGCATTGTCAGCTCCTACCAGGCATCACAAGCTGGAGCACACAGATGAAGTTTTGGGGTGTTAGCACGGGGTCTGGGTGTGTgatggggcattttggggtggggagTGAAAGCTGCTGTGTGATGCCTGGAACTGGTGTGGAGCTGCCCCTGACACCCTCTCCTGTCCTTggcctgccctgctgtgctgctttcccCCCGCAGTACATGGGGTGCATTGAGGTGCTGCGCTCCATGAGGTCCCTCGACTTCAACACCCGGACACAGGTCACCAGGTACGGCCCTGCAGTCCCACTGTCCCACACCCCGGTGCCACCCCAAGACCCCGGTGGCCCTGGGTGCTCTCCAGTGGCCCTGGGTGCTCTCCAGTGGCCCTGGGTGCTCTCCGGTGGCCCTGGGTGCTCCCCCTTCCCAGAGCCCCATGCAGAGAAGGGAACACGGGCCCGGGGAAGCCATGCCCTGcatgcagggacacagaggaaGGGCACTGCTGCAGATCAATGGGTGGAAAGAGGAGAAGGGAGGTGGCCCCAGCCGGGATTACGTACCAGGGCCGGGGCCGTGACGTGGGGCAGCGCTGCGGGGAggctgcagtgccctggggatGTGGGGGCTCCTGCCACCAGACCCCACAGGGCAATGTGGGGTGGGAAggcagctgggaagggctggctgTGGAGCAGTGAGCAGGCCAGGCTCTGTCCATTGCAGAGAAGCAATCAACAGACTATACGAGGCAGTGCCGGGTGTGAAGGGCATCTGGAAGAAGAAGGTGAGTTTCTCTGGGACAAGCCAAggctgtgggcactggggctgcctGTCCAGTTTCTGGGCCTGCAGCCTCTTGGGGCACCCCCTGTTTGCTCATTCACCCCAGGAGGCCTGGTCCTGGTGGTCTCCATTGCCCCCAGCATCCTCTCCCCCGCCAGGCTCCCAACAAAGCCCTGTTCTCCATCCTGGGCAAGAGCAACCTGCACTTCGCTGGCATGAGCATCGCTGTCAACATCTCCGTGGATGGGCTGAACCTCATGATCCCCACCACGCGCCAGGTGAGCGTTCCTGGGCACAcattcctgctgcctgccagcctgggagccagcagcccctctgctgaTTCCCCCCTGGGCCGTGTTCCCCATGCAGATCATCGCCAACCACCACATGCAGTCCATCTCCTTCGCCTCCGGTGGGGACATGGTGAGTGACACACACCCAGggtggtggggacagggactgccagctgagctgagcacagggtgGCCTTAACTGGGTCAGGacgtggggctggggctgagagTAGCAGGACATGAGTGCTGATCTCCCCCTCTGTCTGCAGGACACCACGGATTATGTCGCTTATGTCGCCAAGGACCCCATCAACCAGAGAGGTGACgctgccctgggggctctggaggagggatggaggctggaggaggagatcTGTGACCATGTTCAGAGGGgccttaggatgagggaagagatgagaatcttgactccatgtttcagaaggcttgatttattattttatgatatatcttacattaaaactatactaaaagaatagaagaaaggatttcatcagagggctagctaagaatagaaaaggaaagaagaatcATAAtaaaggtttgtggcttggactctctgtccgagccagctgggctgtgattggccattaattagaaacaaccacatgagaccaatcccagatgcccctgttgcattccacagcagcagataaccattggttacattttgttcctgaggcctctcagcttctcaggaggaaaaatccaaaggaaaggatttttcataaaagatgtctccGACAGAGATCCCTCGTGGGCTCAGGGTGGAGCGATGGCAGCGTGGGGGAAACACTCaaaccatccatccatctgtctgtgtgtctgtgtgtctgtccacAGCCTGCCACATCCTGGAGTGCTGCGAGGGGCTGGCGCAGAGCGTCATCAGCACGGTGGGCCAGGCCTTTGAGCTGCGCTTCAAGCAGTACCTGCACAGCCCCCCCAAGGTGGTGGTACCCCCAGAGAGGTAGGGGGGTgggggccctgctgctgcatccCCCTGTCCCGGGCCTGTCCCCTGCCTGCGGGTGGCTCcgggtgtccctgcagggccaccGTGCCGGgcaggctgtccccagctcaCCCATCCCTGCCGCAGGGCGCTGGCTGCAGAGGAGTCagcctggggggaggatgaggaggcagCCGAGCACGACTACTACAACAGCATCCCGGGCAAGGAGCCGCCTCCAGGGGGCCTGGTGGACTCCCGGCTGCGCCACATCCGCGCTCAGccccccagctccatcccctccagcCAGGTGAGCCCCTCAGAGCCACTGCTGGCCTTGCTCTGGGGGTGCAGAGCCCCCCAACGCtcttctgcctccttccctAGGGTGGGTTAGCAGCCAGAAGAGACCCGAGCAGCCAGCTGGGGCCACCCTGGGACGTGGAGAGCCAGGGTGGGTACTGAGCTGTGAgctggggggtccctgtggctctgggcagccctggccggCGGTGATGGGGTGATGGCCGTCCTTGCAGGCCAGCCCTGCGACGGGTACCTGCAGGCTGACAGCCACACCCTGGGGCCACGGGACTACGAGGAGCACATGTACGTGAACACCCAGAGCCTGGACGCCTGGgagcctgagctgctggctCACGGGACAGCAGAGGAGAGCCCCAAAAAGGACCTCTTTGACATGAGTAAGCCACTGCCCCTGGGGGAAACGGTGCTGTggagcagcccagctgtgccaggggtcACCCAAAACAGCCCTGGAGGTGCTGAGcccacagcagtgcccagccctgggtgtAACACCCCACAACCCCTGGGTCCCACAGGGCCGTTTGAGGACGCCCTGAAGCTCCACGAGTGCATGGCAGGGGGGGCCAGCAGCCCCCCCATTGAGGACCAGTGGCCGAGCCCCCCCACACGCAAAGCCCCCATCGCCCCCacggaggagcagctgaggagggAGCCCTGGTACCACGGGAGGATGAGCAGGAGGGACGCCGAGAGGCTCCTGCAGATGGACGGGGACTTCCTGGTGCGGGACAGCCTCACCAACCCGGGGCAGTACGTGCTGACCGGAATGCACAGCGGGCAGCCCAAGCACCTCCTGCTGGTGGATCCTGAGGGAGtggtgagggcagggcaggggctcagggcagggcacgGGGTGGGGGATTGGGGCAGGGTGTGGGGTGGGTGATGGAGGATGCAGCTGCGGGCAGGCACGGGGTGTTGCAAGTGGGTGCTTGTTGCTGTAGGACACGGAACAACACAAATGCACACACGCTTgaggtgaaggaaaaggaagttTGTTTTCTCACTCCAACATTTacagttttccaaaagtgacagtggattggagggtgacagtgccacctctgcaatgacactggacaaaccaacagtccatcaaatttctcctcctccatcaaaaaatgcaaaacaatgagttatttacaggaAGCGTGTGAGGAAGCTTGCTACAAGAATTTAACATCAGaaagcttagaaaatcttaaaaaaatcagggtgacacccccagggcactggcacaggtgtGAGATGCCCCTATTCACTGTAGGACATGAAACAACACGagagcacacactgctgctctcaaggtgaagaaaagggaagtttattttctggctCCAACATTTacagttttccaaaagtgacagtggattggagggtgacagtgccacctctccaatgacactggacaatccatcaaatttctcctcctccatcaaagaatgcaaaacaataagttatttacaggaAGCGTGTGAGGAAGTTTGCTACAAGAATccaaacatcagaaggcttagaaaatcttaaaaaatcatgGCGACAGATGCTGTAtgagaggcagctctgctgagctgaggactgctgtgccctcctgctccaggtgagGACCAAGGACGTGCTGTTTGAGAGCATCAGCCACCTCATCAGCCACCACCGGCAGAACGAGCAGCCCATCGTGGCAGCAGAGAGCGAGCTGCACCTCCGCCAGGTTGTACAGAGGAAGCAGTGATGCCAAGGGGGTATGTGAGCCCCTAACCTGCTCCCCTGGCTCTGGACTCGCCCCAGGGCAAAACTGGGGTCCCTTTGTGCTCCCCCTCTCCAGTTGTGCCTGGTTTTTGAGGTCTGGGGTCaggctccccatttttcctccccaGTGAGGCTGTGCGGTGCCCGGCCCTGCAggtcctccctggctgctgcctgcctccaTCACCTGCACGgggtgccctgcccagctggacaCACAGATCTTTAATTCCACACCTACAGGTGAAAAACACTCCTGGGGTGGGAACTGCTCAgtggcctcagcaggagggACAGAGCCTGAAGCCATCTCAGGCAGGGCTGCCCCCACTTGCCCCA is a window of Agelaius phoeniceus isolate bAgePho1 chromosome 29, bAgePho1.hap1, whole genome shotgun sequence DNA encoding:
- the SHC2 gene encoding LOW QUALITY PROTEIN: SHC-transforming protein 2 (The sequence of the model RefSeq protein was modified relative to this genomic sequence to represent the inferred CDS: deleted 2 bases in 1 codon); protein product: MLWRPRGGSGAEDAGPGGRRSSALTMTSARRGPGGAGGGWEPARRRAAAAAERSAAPGMLPEPKYDRFRDEPLTAPMPSPAPAPCPAAGEEPEHGTTFCALLPRMPQWKFPGSSGFLGRGPAGASRDAPAAAESPSGLAAVLGACEPLCAAPCALPGGGRARGAAGRARGAAAAPAAGARPGGDEWSRKGSFIRKPAQGWLHPDERVLGPGVSYIVRYMGCIEVLRSMRSLDFNTRTQVTREAINRLYEAVPGVKGIWKKKAPNKALFSILGKSNLHFAGMSIAVNISVDGLNLMIPTTRQIIANHHMQSISFASGGDMDTTDYVAYVAKDPINQRACHILECCEGLAQSVISTVGQAFELRFKQYLHSPPKVVVPPERALAAEESAWGEDEEAAEHDYYNSIPGKEPPPGGLVDSRLRHIRAQPPSSIPSSQGGLAARRDPSSQLGPPWDVESQGQPCDGYLQADSHTLGPRDYEEHMYVNTQSLDAWEPELLAHGTAEESPKKDLFDMRPFEDALKLHECMAGGASSPPIEDQWPSPPTRKAPIAPTEEQLRREPWYHGRMSRRDAERLLQMDGDFLVRDSLTNPGQYVLTGMHSGQPKHLLLVDPEGVVRTKDVLFESISHLISHHRQNEQPIVAAESELHLRQVVQRKQ